A genomic region of Vitis vinifera cultivar Pinot Noir 40024 chromosome 7, ASM3070453v1 contains the following coding sequences:
- the LOC100259386 gene encoding auxin-responsive protein SAUR32, producing the protein MQEEKKMKVKKGWLAVEVGLEEEDGGFQRFVIPISYLYHPLFKRLLEKAQEVYGFHTAGPLRLPCSVDDFLHLRWRIERENGSHHNHHHHHHHLSGALSFHSC; encoded by the coding sequence ATGCAGGaggagaagaagatgaaggtgaAGAAGGGCTGGCTTGCGGTTGAAGTAGGGTTAGAGGAGGAGGATGGAGGCTTCCAGCGCTTCGTTATTCCCATATCCTACTTATACCATCCCCTCTTCAAGAGGCTCTTGGAGAAAGCTCAAGAGGTATACGGCTTCCACACGGCTGGGCCGCTGCGCCTCCCGTGTTCCGTCGATGATTTCCTCCATCTCCGGTGGCGGATTGAGAGGGAAAATGGCTCCCACcacaaccaccaccaccatcatcaCCACCTCTCCGGTGCCTTGTCCTTCCACTCTTGTTGA